A part of Magnetospirillum sp. ME-1 genomic DNA contains:
- a CDS encoding tyrosine-type recombinase/integrase yields MTGKADGDRRMPRLTKQFVNRILAEPEAKDRTYLDESLSGFGLRVQGTAASWIIMYRTHEGRQRKVTLAKVGTLTPDEARSLAREKLAEAAKGGDPASDKTAAREAMTVAQVCTWYLEQAEKGALLGRHGRKIKDWTLYQDRSRINTHVVPLLGAKKVDSLSLADIERFQADIVAGKSAKARTGRGSATRGGIGAASRVVGMLQTIFEHAKRARQIKANPADGVKKHADGKQRRFLSLDEITALGEAMRAAPDESPTAIAAIRFLLLTGLRRNEALSLPWNWIDTKARCIRFDDTKSGAQLRPIGADAVALLEELKRREGSPWVFPAERGEGHYIGLPKALGRICERAGLEGVTIHVLRHSFAATAAAMDYSELTIAGLLGHTLASVTARYAHVPDRALVNAADAVSEQISAALEGRISA; encoded by the coding sequence GTGACCGGCAAGGCTGATGGAGATCGCCGCATGCCCAGGCTTACCAAGCAATTCGTCAATCGCATCCTGGCCGAACCAGAGGCCAAGGACCGGACCTATCTGGACGAAAGCCTTTCAGGGTTTGGATTGCGCGTGCAAGGCACGGCGGCAAGCTGGATCATCATGTATCGCACCCATGAGGGGCGGCAACGCAAGGTCACCCTTGCCAAGGTGGGAACTCTCACCCCCGACGAAGCTCGCTCCCTAGCCCGAGAAAAGTTGGCAGAGGCCGCCAAGGGAGGCGATCCTGCCAGCGACAAGACTGCCGCCAGAGAGGCCATGACCGTCGCCCAGGTCTGCACCTGGTATCTGGAACAGGCCGAGAAAGGAGCGCTACTCGGTCGGCATGGCCGCAAGATCAAGGACTGGACGCTGTACCAGGATCGAAGCCGCATCAACACTCACGTCGTGCCGTTGCTGGGAGCCAAAAAAGTGGACAGCCTGTCGCTTGCAGATATCGAGCGCTTTCAGGCCGATATCGTCGCCGGTAAATCGGCCAAGGCAAGGACCGGCAGAGGTAGCGCCACAAGAGGCGGGATTGGTGCAGCCAGCCGAGTCGTCGGAATGCTGCAAACCATATTCGAACACGCTAAGCGAGCCAGGCAGATCAAGGCCAATCCCGCTGATGGTGTGAAGAAGCACGCTGACGGCAAGCAGCGCAGGTTCCTTTCGCTTGATGAGATCACTGCACTGGGAGAGGCGATGCGAGCAGCACCGGACGAAAGTCCGACAGCCATTGCCGCGATCCGTTTTCTGCTGCTCACCGGCCTGCGTCGAAACGAAGCTCTCTCGTTGCCGTGGAATTGGATCGATACCAAGGCCCGCTGCATCCGCTTCGACGACACCAAGAGCGGGGCACAGCTTCGCCCAATTGGTGCTGATGCCGTGGCTCTGTTGGAGGAACTAAAGAGGCGTGAGGGCAGCCCGTGGGTCTTTCCAGCAGAGAGAGGGGAGGGCCATTATATCGGGTTGCCAAAAGCGCTGGGGCGTATCTGCGAACGCGCCGGGCTGGAAGGCGTTACCATCCACGTGCTTCGCCACTCGTTCGCCGCCACCGCTGCCGCGATGGACTATTCCGAACTCACCATCGCCGGATTGCTCGGTCACACACTCGCCAGCGTGACCGCGAGATATGCACATGTTCCGGACCGTGCCCTTGTTAATGCAGCTGATGCAGTCTCGGAGCAAATTTCTGCAGCCTTGGAAGGCC